The following proteins are encoded in a genomic region of Sneathiella marina:
- a CDS encoding DMT family transporter has product MNNLRGAILMVSAMAAFALEDMFFKAASQSIPVGQALIIFGLGGMLIFMLLTKLRGEVIFHPEILSRAILIRSVCEVTGRLFFALAIALTPLSSASAILQATPLVVAVGAILFFRETVGWHRWCSIIAGFIGVLLILRPGLSGFEPASLFAVLGTLGFAGRDLATRAASHSLSNMQLGIYGFFMLIIAGLILLVWTGPMVTPAPAQWLQLAGVIFTGIIAYYALTAAMRTGELSVVAPFRYTRLVFAMVLGVLIFGERPDGITLLGSAIVVLSGIYTILRERKQRS; this is encoded by the coding sequence ATGAATAATCTGCGTGGTGCCATCCTAATGGTTTCCGCGATGGCTGCCTTCGCGCTGGAAGACATGTTTTTTAAGGCGGCCTCGCAATCTATTCCCGTCGGGCAGGCTCTTATTATATTCGGGCTTGGCGGGATGCTTATCTTTATGCTTTTGACCAAATTGCGTGGGGAGGTCATATTCCATCCCGAAATTTTGTCCCGGGCTATTCTGATCAGATCTGTATGCGAAGTCACCGGCAGATTGTTCTTTGCGCTCGCGATTGCCCTCACACCTCTCTCCAGCGCCTCGGCAATTTTACAGGCAACGCCCCTTGTCGTGGCCGTTGGTGCTATTTTATTCTTTCGGGAAACAGTTGGATGGCATCGATGGTGTAGCATTATAGCAGGATTTATTGGTGTCCTTCTTATCCTTCGGCCCGGATTAAGTGGTTTCGAGCCTGCCTCCCTGTTTGCGGTACTTGGAACCCTTGGCTTCGCCGGACGAGATTTGGCGACACGGGCAGCATCGCATTCTCTTTCCAATATGCAGCTAGGGATCTATGGGTTCTTTATGTTGATCATTGCCGGACTCATTCTGCTCGTCTGGACCGGTCCAATGGTTACGCCAGCGCCGGCGCAATGGTTGCAGCTCGCGGGTGTTATATTTACGGGGATAATTGCCTATTATGCGCTGACCGCAGCGATGCGGACGGGCGAGTTATCCGTTGTGGCGCCCTTTCGATATACAAGGCTGGTATTTGCCATGGTTCTCGGTGTTCTCATATTTGGCGAGCGGCCGGACGGGATCACGCTTCTTGGCAGTGCCATCGTGGTTCTAAGCGGGATTTATACGATTTTGCGCGAACGCAAACAGCGATCCTAG
- a CDS encoding AMP-binding protein translates to MDRVWQQHYGDNIPAEIDLQPDMTLMDMFNNACEKFADRDAFSSFGQNRTYAEIQTLARNFSAYLQNELGIQKGDRIALMTPNCMAFPVAMFGIVGAGAVQVNVNPLYTGRELRHQLQDADTETIVLFTGSTPVLAEALEGTPIKNIITLTLDDFHGGGIPSPAAENSLSVTTTLSDAIAKGAELDFKDPGLTGSDLLFLQYTGGTTGLSKGAALSHSNLVANILQIKAFLGDFISEENEIVITAIPLYHIFALAVNCLTYVSVGATNVLITNPRDIDGFISEMGKWKFTVFTGVNTLYNGLSMMPAFKELDFSALKYCLGGGTACQEAVSNRWKEITGMHITEGFGMSETSPVVSVNPLPAQSFSGTIGIPLSSTDVSIRDEDGRELASGEAGELCIKGPQVMSGYWRQDEANKSAFWSDGYFRSGDVAVISEDGYVKIVDRMKDMVIVSGFNVYPNEIEAVIAMMDEVAECACIGIPDDTTGEALKLFVVKKDEDLTTDTIVAYARKNLTAYKVPKQIEFIDEVPKSPVGKILRRELR, encoded by the coding sequence ATGGATCGAGTTTGGCAACAACATTACGGCGATAACATACCGGCAGAGATTGACCTGCAGCCAGATATGACCCTGATGGATATGTTTAACAATGCCTGTGAGAAATTTGCTGACCGTGACGCTTTTTCCAGCTTCGGACAAAACCGCACTTACGCGGAAATTCAAACATTGGCGCGCAATTTTTCTGCCTACCTCCAAAATGAGCTGGGTATTCAAAAAGGGGATCGTATCGCGCTGATGACGCCAAATTGCATGGCTTTTCCCGTCGCCATGTTCGGGATTGTCGGTGCCGGAGCGGTCCAGGTAAATGTCAATCCACTTTATACCGGTCGTGAGTTGCGCCATCAATTACAGGATGCAGACACGGAAACAATTGTTCTATTCACCGGATCGACACCCGTATTGGCGGAAGCCCTCGAAGGAACACCGATTAAAAACATTATCACCCTGACCTTGGATGATTTTCACGGAGGTGGCATTCCCAGTCCAGCGGCGGAGAACAGTCTCTCGGTCACGACAACACTGTCCGATGCGATCGCCAAGGGCGCCGAGCTGGACTTTAAAGACCCCGGATTAACGGGCAGTGATTTGCTGTTTTTGCAATATACCGGTGGGACCACCGGGTTATCAAAGGGTGCGGCACTCAGCCACAGCAATCTCGTTGCCAATATTCTACAGATCAAAGCGTTTCTTGGCGATTTTATATCAGAAGAGAACGAGATCGTTATCACGGCAATTCCCCTTTATCATATCTTCGCGTTGGCTGTTAACTGCCTGACATATGTCAGTGTCGGCGCCACGAACGTTTTGATTACCAATCCGCGTGATATTGATGGATTTATATCCGAAATGGGCAAATGGAAATTTACTGTCTTTACCGGTGTGAACACCTTGTATAATGGGCTTTCCATGATGCCGGCCTTCAAGGAACTGGATTTCTCTGCGCTTAAATATTGCCTTGGCGGCGGCACCGCATGTCAGGAAGCTGTCTCCAATCGCTGGAAAGAAATCACGGGCATGCATATCACTGAAGGGTTCGGTATGAGCGAAACATCGCCGGTGGTATCGGTCAATCCTCTGCCTGCACAATCCTTTTCAGGGACGATTGGAATTCCCCTTTCTTCGACTGACGTATCCATCCGCGATGAAGATGGTCGAGAACTGGCGTCCGGAGAAGCAGGTGAGCTTTGCATCAAGGGGCCTCAGGTAATGTCAGGGTACTGGCGCCAGGATGAGGCAAACAAATCGGCATTCTGGTCAGATGGCTATTTCAGATCTGGCGATGTTGCTGTCATTTCCGAAGATGGGTATGTCAAGATTGTCGATCGCATGAAGGATATGGTGATCGTATCCGGCTTCAATGTATATCCCAATGAAATCGAAGCGGTTATCGCGATGATGGATGAAGTTGCAGAATGCGCCTGCATAGGTATTCCCGACGACACTACGGGCGAAGCTCTCAAGCTCTTCGTTGTTAAAAAGGATGAAGACCTGACAACGGATACCATTGTTGCCTATGCCCGTAAAAACCTGACAGCCTATAAGGTTCCCAAACAAATCGAATTTATTGATGAGGTCCCTAAAAGCCCGGTTGGTAAAATCTTGCGCCGGGAGTTGAGATAA
- a CDS encoding amino acid synthesis family protein translates to MDIRKTMLVKEVIETDSFFKSCEPITRVVIMAVVKNPFAGRFAEDLSLLFDIGGELGEKLASEAVTALSRPAVSYGKAAIVGVEGDLEQGGALIHPKLGKPMRAAVGGGKALIPSNVKIASVGGSIDIPLGHKDEAWSFDHFDTMTVMVADAPRPDEILFCVAVSDGPRPHPRVGSGPITS, encoded by the coding sequence ATGGATATTCGTAAGACCATGTTAGTAAAAGAAGTTATCGAAACGGACAGTTTTTTCAAAAGCTGTGAGCCGATCACCAGGGTGGTCATAATGGCTGTGGTCAAAAACCCTTTTGCCGGACGATTTGCCGAGGATCTATCGTTGCTTTTCGATATTGGTGGTGAACTTGGTGAAAAGCTGGCGAGCGAAGCTGTTACGGCGTTATCAAGGCCTGCTGTGAGCTATGGTAAAGCTGCCATCGTCGGTGTTGAAGGTGACCTCGAACAGGGAGGTGCTCTGATCCATCCAAAACTTGGCAAGCCTATGAGAGCGGCTGTTGGAGGTGGTAAAGCCTTAATTCCGTCCAACGTTAAAATTGCATCTGTAGGCGGCTCTATTGATATTCCATTGGGACATAAGGATGAGGCATGGTCCTTCGATCATTTTGACACAATGACGGTAATGGTTGCGGACGCACCGCGTCCGGATGAAATATTATTTTGTGTTGCCGTATCTGATGGCCCGCGGCCGCACCCCCGCGTCGGCAGCGGCCCAATTACAAGTTAG
- a CDS encoding agmatine deiminase family protein: MNRRDLLASSAAFLGANLIARAAGSMIVSKLNVPPEEDRHERTFMQWPVNRQVHPDILFLDLLQQTIADIANTIAEFEPVVLLAAKSQQAHARKFLSAGVELWDIPTEDLWCRDSGPLFAHLPDGQLVVSHIKFNGWGGKQIHEKDGNVAPMVAAKLGIPVIDSGLVGESGGVESDGNGLLMAHESSWFNKNRNPGLSLKEIERRLLAAYGAEKMIWAPGVRGEDITDYHIDSLARFTGPGRVLINLPDRPDNEDPFHTAALETHDRLVANGLDVEVIPEPWTRRVNNIDFVASYANYYVCNDAVIAAHFGDEETDYLAVEALKKSYPGREIRTLNVDALGEVGGGIHCATQQMPIS, translated from the coding sequence TTGAACAGAAGAGATTTGCTTGCGTCAAGCGCCGCCTTTCTGGGAGCCAATCTGATTGCAAGGGCCGCAGGTTCCATGATTGTTTCAAAACTCAATGTACCTCCTGAAGAGGATCGGCACGAACGGACATTTATGCAATGGCCTGTCAACCGCCAGGTACATCCGGACATCCTATTCCTTGATTTACTTCAACAAACGATTGCCGATATCGCCAACACCATTGCGGAGTTTGAGCCGGTTGTTCTTTTGGCGGCTAAAAGTCAGCAAGCCCATGCTCGAAAGTTCTTATCTGCTGGCGTAGAGCTCTGGGATATTCCGACAGAGGATTTGTGGTGCCGGGATTCAGGGCCGCTTTTTGCTCACTTACCTGACGGACAGCTTGTTGTTAGCCATATAAAATTTAATGGCTGGGGCGGAAAACAAATTCACGAAAAAGATGGAAATGTCGCGCCAATGGTTGCCGCGAAACTCGGCATTCCTGTGATAGATAGCGGGCTCGTTGGTGAATCCGGTGGCGTGGAAAGCGATGGCAATGGACTATTGATGGCGCATGAAAGTTCCTGGTTCAATAAAAACCGTAACCCCGGTTTATCGCTGAAGGAAATTGAACGGCGTTTACTGGCCGCCTATGGTGCAGAAAAGATGATCTGGGCTCCCGGTGTTCGGGGAGAAGACATCACCGACTATCATATTGACAGCCTTGCCCGATTTACAGGCCCTGGCCGCGTTTTGATTAATTTGCCGGATCGGCCTGACAATGAAGACCCTTTTCACACAGCGGCATTGGAGACCCATGACAGATTGGTCGCCAACGGACTTGACGTAGAGGTTATACCTGAGCCCTGGACAAGGCGGGTCAACAATATCGATTTCGTTGCTTCTTACGCCAACTATTATGTTTGCAACGATGCGGTCATCGCCGCGCATTTTGGCGACGAAGAGACAGATTATCTTGCCGTGGAAGCCCTGAAAAAAAGCTATCCAGGCCGCGAAATCAGGACACTTAATGTCGACGCACTTGGAGAGGTTGGAGGTGGTATCCATTGCGCCACACAACAGATGCCGATCAGTTAG
- a CDS encoding DMT family transporter, with product MTSLSPRSIGLLLVFSAGVLWSTVGLGIRLIDDAMVWQILLYRSASLTVFLGIVIALQTRANPVALIFKAGLPTVIAAVSLVGAYTGGIYAIQVTSVANAMLLFGAAPFMAALLGLLILKERVGRVTWLSIGVAMIGVTVMVADKTTGGALSGSIAALASAFGFAVFTVALRWGKSGNMLPSVFLSGIIGVVVMSVICVSLDLPLQLSINDAGISMAMGMFQIGAGLVLYTFGSRTVSAAELTLLSMSEGILAPVWVWIILGETATKFTVIGGAILFGAIAVNALFGGHRRHSRILEGKAD from the coding sequence ATGACCTCATTATCCCCTCGTAGCATTGGGTTGTTGCTTGTTTTTTCTGCGGGCGTTTTGTGGTCGACTGTCGGCCTCGGCATTCGGCTTATTGATGATGCCATGGTATGGCAAATACTATTATATAGATCGGCCAGCCTGACGGTGTTTTTAGGTATTGTCATTGCACTGCAAACGCGGGCCAATCCGGTTGCCCTGATATTTAAAGCGGGCTTGCCGACTGTTATCGCGGCAGTGTCACTCGTTGGTGCCTATACCGGAGGGATTTACGCCATCCAGGTCACATCTGTGGCCAATGCTATGTTGCTTTTTGGGGCAGCACCCTTTATGGCGGCGCTCCTCGGATTATTGATTTTAAAAGAACGGGTGGGAAGGGTAACCTGGCTGTCCATCGGTGTCGCAATGATTGGGGTTACGGTGATGGTGGCCGACAAGACCACAGGCGGTGCTTTGTCAGGTAGTATTGCCGCTTTGGCCTCTGCTTTCGGGTTTGCGGTTTTCACCGTTGCGTTGAGATGGGGCAAGTCAGGAAATATGCTGCCGTCTGTATTTTTATCCGGGATAATTGGCGTCGTTGTTATGTCCGTAATCTGTGTCAGCTTGGACCTGCCGTTACAGCTGTCAATCAATGATGCAGGAATTTCAATGGCAATGGGCATGTTTCAGATCGGCGCCGGACTGGTTCTCTATACCTTCGGTTCCCGAACGGTTTCGGCGGCGGAATTGACATTGCTGTCCATGTCGGAAGGCATTCTTGCACCCGTATGGGTGTGGATAATCCTGGGGGAAACAGCAACAAAATTTACGGTTATTGGTGGTGCAATACTATTTGGAGCGATTGCCGTAAATGCGCTGTTCGGTGGGCATCGACGGCATTCTCGCATTTTGGAGGGAAAGGCAGATTAG